One genomic window of Polaromonas sp. SP1 includes the following:
- a CDS encoding sn-glycerol-3-phosphate import ATP-binding protein UgpC, which translates to MASLQFNNVIKRYGSGKDVLQVLHGVNAEINDHEFIVIVGPSGCGKSTLLRMVAGLEEVSDGQISIGGKVVNELEPSERDIAMVFQNYALYPHMSVFDNMAYGLKIAKVPKDEIKTRVDKAAKILELGHLLDRKPRALSGGQRQRVAMGRAIVRQPQVFLFDEPLSNLDAKLRVQTRLEIQKLHRELGITSLFVTHDQVEAMTLAQRMMVMNAGRMEQFGTPEEVYNRPATTFVASFMGSPPMNLLKRAPNADFGGKPGAILGIRPEHLTVGHTGWAVQVDTIEMLGAERLLYCRMGEEFLIVRTDESLSTAPEIGATIHVEPRTDRLHWFDAETGKRI; encoded by the coding sequence ATGGCTTCACTCCAATTCAACAACGTCATCAAACGCTACGGCTCCGGCAAGGACGTGCTGCAAGTGCTGCACGGCGTGAACGCCGAGATCAACGACCACGAGTTCATCGTCATCGTCGGGCCATCGGGTTGCGGCAAGTCCACCCTGCTGCGCATGGTGGCCGGGCTCGAAGAAGTCAGCGACGGGCAGATATCCATCGGCGGCAAAGTCGTCAATGAACTGGAGCCTTCCGAGCGCGACATCGCCATGGTGTTCCAGAACTACGCGCTTTACCCGCACATGAGCGTGTTCGACAACATGGCCTACGGCCTGAAGATCGCCAAGGTGCCCAAGGACGAGATCAAGACGCGCGTCGACAAGGCCGCCAAGATCCTGGAGCTGGGCCACCTGCTGGACCGCAAGCCGCGCGCGCTCTCGGGCGGCCAACGCCAGCGCGTGGCCATGGGCCGCGCCATCGTGCGCCAGCCCCAGGTGTTTTTGTTCGACGAGCCGCTGTCCAACCTCGACGCCAAGCTGCGCGTGCAGACGCGCCTGGAGATCCAGAAGCTGCACCGCGAGCTCGGCATCACCTCGCTCTTCGTCACGCATGATCAGGTCGAAGCCATGACGCTGGCCCAGCGCATGATGGTGATGAACGCCGGCCGCATGGAGCAGTTCGGCACACCCGAAGAGGTCTACAACCGGCCCGCCACCACCTTTGTGGCGAGCTTTATGGGCTCGCCGCCCATGAATCTGCTCAAGCGGGCGCCGAATGCCGACTTCGGCGGCAAACCCGGTGCCATTCTGGGCATACGGCCCGAGCATCTGACGGTGGGTCACACCGGCTGGGCGGTGCAGGTTGACACGATCGAAATGCTGGGCGCCGAGCGCCTGCTGTACTGCCGCATGGGCGAGGAGTTTCTGATCGTGCGTACCGACGAAAGCCTGTCGACAGCCCCCGAAATCGGCGCAACCATCCACGTGGAGCCGCGCACGGACCGCCTGCACTGGTTTGATGCGGAAACGGGCAAACGCATCTAG
- the ugpE gene encoding sn-glycerol-3-phosphate ABC transporter permease UgpE, with translation MVEKRGTHGILAHVIVILGVFIVAFPLYLAFVASTHTAQEIVQAPMPLLPGTNMIDSYKAALFGRESAAGSNAPVAHMMWVSFVTAMVIAIGKITISLLSAFAIVYFRFPFKKTCFWAIFITLMLPVEVRILPTYKVLSDLNMLNTYAGLTVPLIASATATFLFRQFFLTVPDELTEASRMDGASPMRFFFDVLLPLSKTSIAALFVIQFIYGWNQYLWPLLATTSEDMYPVVVGIKRMIAGGDGQNEWNVVMATAILAMLPPALVVVLMQKWFVKGLVDTEK, from the coding sequence ATGGTTGAAAAACGCGGAACCCACGGCATCCTTGCCCATGTGATCGTGATCCTGGGCGTCTTCATCGTCGCCTTTCCCCTCTACCTGGCCTTTGTGGCCTCGACCCACACGGCGCAGGAAATCGTGCAGGCGCCCATGCCTTTGCTGCCGGGCACCAACATGATCGACAGCTACAAGGCGGCACTGTTCGGCCGCGAATCGGCGGCCGGCTCCAATGCCCCGGTGGCGCACATGATGTGGGTCAGCTTTGTCACGGCAATGGTGATTGCCATCGGCAAGATCACCATCTCGCTGCTGTCGGCCTTCGCCATCGTGTACTTCCGCTTCCCGTTCAAGAAGACCTGCTTCTGGGCCATCTTCATCACGCTGATGCTGCCGGTGGAGGTGCGCATCCTGCCCACCTACAAGGTGCTGTCGGACCTGAACATGCTCAACACCTATGCGGGCCTGACGGTGCCGCTGATCGCCTCGGCGACGGCGACCTTTTTGTTCCGCCAGTTCTTCCTGACGGTGCCCGACGAACTCACCGAAGCCTCACGCATGGACGGCGCCAGCCCGATGCGGTTTTTCTTTGATGTGCTGCTGCCGCTGTCGAAAACCTCCATCGCCGCGCTCTTCGTGATCCAGTTCATCTACGGCTGGAACCAGTACCTCTGGCCGCTGCTGGCCACGACGAGTGAAGACATGTACCCGGTGGTCGTGGGTATCAAACGCATGATCGCCGGCGGCGACGGCCAGAACGAATGGAACGTGGTCATGGCCACCGCCATTTTGGCGATGCTGCCGCCCGCGCTGGTGGTGGTGCTGATGCAGAAATGGTTCGTCAAGGGCCTGGTCGATACCGAGAAATGA
- a CDS encoding DUF3683 domain-containing protein yields MNAPTTLQELNVFADDAKTGEARIREIPYNYTSFSDREVVIRLLGERAWDLLNRLRDERRTGRSARMLYEVLGDVWVVQRNPYLQDDLLDNPKRRKLLVDALQHRLTEVEKRRTPDVDPQRDAIVGELLDAARGAVARFYTSFSEIYDLRRLTERKLRKLTLKDNIKFDGLSRVSHVTDATDWRVEYPFVVLTPDTEVEMAGLVKACIELGLTIVPRGGGTGYTGGAIPLTWKSAVINTEKLEAMTEVEMVSLPGVEKPVATVWTEAGVVTQRVADAAERGGFVFAVDPTSAEASCIGGNIAMNAGGKKAVLWGTALDNLASWRMVTPEAQWLEVTRVGHNLGKIHDAEMASFELQYFEADGKTPIRTERLDIPGKTFRKEGLGKDVTDKFLSGLPGIQKEGCDGLITSARWIVHRMPAHTRTVCLEFFGNAKDAVPSIVEIKDFMFAEQKRGGAILAGLEHLDDRYLKAVGYATKSKKHGGLPKMVLFGDIAGDDADAVARATSEVVRIANSRHGEGFIAISPDARKKFWLDRKRTAAISKHTNAFKINEDVVIPLPRMAEYTDGIEQINIELSLANKIRLCDELEAFFLKGNLPLGKSDDANDIPSAELLEDRVGQALALIAEVRTLWSGWLAGVATLFPQLQDHSLRASWKTDIRAKLQAIFSGGAFLPILEECNAIHKRVLKGRVWAALHMHAGDGNVHTNLPVNSDDYEMLQTAHVAVARIMVLARSLDGVISGEHGIGITKLEFLTDEELRPFTEYKQKVDPEGRFNKGKLLRNQEQHAHEGRGLQAKNTEKSVLHADLTNAYTPSFGLMGHESLIMQQSDIGAIADSVKDCLRCGKCKPVCATHVPRANLLYSPRNKILATSLLVEAFLYEEQTRRGVSIKHWEEFEDVADHCTVCHKCLTPCPVDIDFGEVSMNMRNLLRKMGQKSFRPGNAAAMIFLNATSPQTIKFMRGAMVDVGFKAQRLANDLMRRLARKQTSLPPATVGKAPVKEQVIHFINKKMPGGLPKKTARALLDIEDKDYVPIIRNPKTTTSETEAVFYFPGCGSERLFSQVGLATQAMLWHAGVQTVLPPGYLCCGYPQRGSGQFDKAEKIITDNRVLFHRVANTLNYLDIKTVVVSCGTCYDQLQGYEFDKIFPGCRIIDIHEYLLEKGITLRTDQPGAGYLYHDPCHSPMKLQEPMKTVKALMGDNVLKNDRCCGESGTLGVTRPDISTQIRFRKEEELRKGEAALRQAGAVAESGNVKILTSCPSCLQGLSRYGDDLNNGLLEADYIVVEMANQILGKEWLPTYVEAANHGGIERVLV; encoded by the coding sequence ATGAACGCCCCTACTACACTTCAAGAACTCAACGTCTTTGCCGATGACGCCAAGACCGGCGAAGCCCGCATTCGCGAGATTCCGTACAACTACACCTCGTTTTCCGACCGTGAAGTCGTCATCCGCCTGCTCGGCGAGCGCGCCTGGGACCTGCTGAACCGCCTGCGCGACGAGCGCCGCACCGGCCGCTCCGCCCGCATGCTGTACGAAGTGCTGGGCGATGTCTGGGTCGTGCAGCGCAACCCCTATTTGCAGGACGACCTGCTGGACAACCCCAAGCGGCGCAAGCTGCTGGTCGATGCCTTGCAGCACCGCCTGACCGAGGTGGAAAAACGCCGCACGCCCGATGTGGACCCGCAGCGCGACGCCATCGTGGGCGAATTGCTGGACGCGGCCCGCGGCGCCGTCGCCCGCTTCTACACCTCCTTCAGCGAGATCTACGACCTGCGCCGCCTGACCGAGCGCAAGCTGCGCAAGCTCACGCTCAAAGACAACATCAAGTTCGACGGCCTTTCGCGCGTCTCGCATGTCACCGATGCGACCGACTGGCGTGTCGAGTACCCGTTTGTGGTGCTCACGCCCGACACTGAAGTCGAAATGGCCGGCCTGGTCAAGGCCTGTATCGAACTGGGCCTGACGATTGTTCCGCGCGGCGGCGGTACCGGTTACACCGGCGGGGCGATTCCGCTCACCTGGAAGTCGGCCGTCATCAACACCGAAAAGCTCGAAGCCATGACCGAGGTCGAAATGGTCTCGCTGCCGGGCGTTGAAAAGCCGGTGGCTACCGTGTGGACCGAGGCTGGTGTGGTCACCCAGCGTGTGGCCGACGCCGCCGAACGCGGCGGTTTTGTCTTCGCGGTTGATCCGACCTCTGCCGAAGCCTCCTGCATAGGCGGCAATATCGCGATGAACGCGGGCGGCAAGAAGGCCGTGCTATGGGGCACTGCGCTGGACAACCTCGCTTCATGGCGCATGGTCACCCCCGAGGCCCAGTGGCTGGAAGTCACGCGCGTGGGCCACAACCTCGGCAAGATCCACGACGCCGAGATGGCCAGCTTTGAGCTGCAGTACTTCGAAGCCGACGGCAAGACCCCCATCCGCACCGAGCGGCTGGACATTCCCGGCAAGACCTTCCGCAAGGAAGGCTTGGGCAAAGACGTCACCGACAAGTTCCTGAGCGGCCTGCCCGGCATCCAGAAAGAAGGCTGTGACGGCCTCATCACCAGCGCACGCTGGATCGTGCACCGCATGCCGGCGCACACCCGCACGGTCTGCCTGGAGTTCTTCGGCAACGCCAAGGACGCGGTGCCCAGCATCGTCGAGATCAAGGATTTCATGTTCGCCGAGCAAAAGCGCGGCGGCGCCATCCTGGCGGGTCTCGAGCACCTGGACGACCGCTACCTGAAGGCGGTCGGCTACGCGACCAAATCGAAAAAGCACGGCGGCCTGCCGAAGATGGTGCTGTTTGGCGACATTGCGGGCGACGACGCCGATGCCGTGGCGCGCGCCACGTCGGAAGTCGTGCGCATTGCCAACTCGCGCCACGGCGAAGGTTTTATTGCCATCAGCCCCGATGCCCGCAAGAAATTCTGGCTGGACCGCAAACGCACCGCGGCGATCTCCAAGCACACCAACGCCTTCAAGATCAATGAAGACGTGGTGATCCCTTTGCCCCGCATGGCCGAGTACACCGACGGCATCGAGCAGATCAATATCGAGCTCAGCCTGGCCAACAAGATTCGCCTGTGCGACGAGCTGGAGGCTTTTTTCCTCAAGGGCAACCTGCCGCTGGGCAAATCGGACGATGCCAACGACATTCCCTCGGCCGAGCTGCTGGAAGACCGCGTGGGCCAGGCGCTGGCGCTGATCGCTGAGGTGCGTACGCTCTGGTCCGGCTGGCTGGCCGGTGTGGCAACGCTGTTCCCGCAGCTGCAGGACCACTCGCTGCGCGCCAGCTGGAAAACCGATATCCGCGCCAAACTGCAGGCGATTTTTTCGGGCGGCGCGTTCTTGCCGATTCTTGAAGAATGCAATGCCATCCACAAGCGCGTGCTCAAGGGCCGCGTCTGGGCGGCGCTGCACATGCATGCCGGCGACGGTAATGTGCACACCAACCTGCCCGTCAACAGCGACGATTACGAGATGCTGCAGACCGCGCATGTGGCCGTGGCGCGCATCATGGTGCTGGCCCGCTCGCTGGACGGCGTGATCTCCGGCGAACACGGCATCGGCATCACCAAGCTCGAATTCCTGACCGACGAAGAGCTGCGGCCCTTCACCGAATACAAACAAAAGGTGGATCCGGAAGGGCGCTTCAACAAAGGCAAGTTGCTACGAAATCAGGAGCAACATGCTCATGAAGGACGTGGGCTGCAGGCCAAAAACACTGAAAAATCAGTTTTGCACGCCGACCTGACCAACGCCTACACACCCAGCTTCGGCCTGATGGGGCACGAGTCGCTGATCATGCAGCAGTCCGATATCGGCGCCATCGCCGACAGCGTGAAAGACTGCCTGCGATGCGGCAAGTGCAAACCGGTGTGCGCCACCCACGTGCCGCGCGCCAACCTGCTCTACAGCCCGCGCAACAAGATTCTTGCCACCTCGCTTCTGGTCGAAGCTTTCCTGTACGAGGAGCAAACCCGCCGCGGCGTGAGCATCAAGCACTGGGAAGAGTTCGAGGACGTGGCTGACCACTGCACGGTCTGCCACAAGTGCCTGACGCCTTGCCCGGTGGACATCGACTTCGGCGAAGTCTCGATGAACATGCGCAACCTGCTGCGCAAGATGGGGCAAAAGTCCTTCAGGCCCGGCAACGCCGCCGCCATGATTTTCCTGAACGCCACCAGCCCGCAGACCATCAAGTTCATGCGCGGCGCCATGGTGGACGTGGGCTTCAAGGCGCAGCGCCTGGCCAACGACCTGATGCGCCGGCTGGCGCGCAAGCAGACATCGCTGCCGCCGGCCACCGTCGGCAAGGCGCCCGTGAAAGAACAGGTGATCCACTTCATCAACAAGAAGATGCCGGGCGGCCTGCCCAAGAAGACCGCGCGCGCGCTGCTGGACATCGAGGACAAGGATTACGTTCCCATCATCCGCAACCCCAAGACCACCACGTCCGAGACCGAGGCCGTGTTTTATTTCCCCGGCTGCGGCTCCGAGCGCCTCTTCAGCCAGGTGGGGCTGGCGACGCAGGCCATGCTCTGGCACGCGGGCGTGCAGACCGTGCTGCCGCCGGGTTACCTGTGCTGCGGTTATCCGCAGCGCGGCAGCGGCCAGTTCGACAAGGCCGAAAAAATCATCACCGACAACCGGGTGCTGTTCCATCGCGTGGCCAACACGCTGAACTACCTGGACATCAAGACGGTGGTGGTCAGCTGCGGCACCTGCTACGACCAGCTGCAGGGCTACGAGTTCGACAAGATATTCCCGGGCTGCCGCATCATCGACATCCACGAATACCTGCTCGAAAAAGGCATCACCCTGCGCACCGACCAGCCCGGCGCGGGTTACCTCTATCACGACCCCTGCCACAGCCCGATGAAGCTGCAGGAGCCGATGAAGACCGTCAAGGCGCTGATGGGCGACAACGTGCTCAAGAACGACCGCTGCTGCGGCGAATCCGGCACCTTGGGCGTCACCCGGCCCGACATCTCCACGCAGATCCGCTTTCGCAAGGAAGAAGAACTGCGCAAGGGCGAGGCCGCCTTGCGGCAGGCCGGCGCCGTGGCCGAAAGCGGCAACGTCAAGATCCTCACCAGCTGCCCGAGCTGCCTTCAGGGGCTCTCGCGCTACGGCGACGACCTGAATAACGGCCTGCTGGAGGCGGACTACATCGTGGTGGAAATGGCCAACCAGATTCTCGGCAAGGAATGGCTGCCCACGTATGTCGAAGCGGCCAACCACGGCGGCATCGAACGGGTGCTGGTCTAG
- the ubiE gene encoding bifunctional demethylmenaquinone methyltransferase/2-methoxy-6-polyprenyl-1,4-benzoquinol methylase UbiE produces MSSTHFGFESVDEQDKARRVRSVFDSVAPKYDVMNDLMSMGLHRAWKAYTVLVANVKEGHHVLDIAGGTGDLALAFAPKVGSTGRVVHTDINEAMLREGRNRLLDAGVSLPTLVCDAEHLPFPDASFDVVTVAFGLRNMTHKEDALREMNRVLKPGGKLLVLEFSKVAKPLEKIYDWYSFKVLPRLGKLVANDDSSYQYLAESIRMHPGQDELKALMHKGGFGHVDYHNMTGGVVALHVGIKC; encoded by the coding sequence ATGAGCAGTACCCATTTCGGTTTTGAATCCGTCGACGAACAGGACAAGGCACGCCGCGTGCGCAGCGTGTTTGACTCCGTCGCCCCCAAATACGACGTGATGAACGACCTGATGTCCATGGGCCTGCACCGCGCCTGGAAGGCCTACACGGTGCTGGTCGCCAACGTCAAGGAAGGCCACCACGTGCTGGACATCGCCGGCGGCACCGGCGACCTGGCGCTGGCCTTTGCCCCCAAGGTGGGCAGCACCGGGCGTGTCGTCCACACCGACATCAACGAAGCCATGCTGCGCGAAGGCCGCAATCGCCTGCTGGACGCCGGCGTCAGCCTGCCGACGCTGGTGTGCGACGCCGAACACCTGCCGTTCCCCGATGCCAGCTTCGACGTGGTGACCGTCGCCTTCGGCCTGCGCAACATGACGCACAAGGAAGACGCACTGCGTGAAATGAACCGTGTGCTCAAGCCCGGCGGCAAGTTGCTGGTGCTGGAGTTCTCCAAAGTGGCCAAGCCGCTGGAAAAAATTTACGACTGGTATTCCTTCAAGGTACTGCCCCGGCTCGGTAAGCTGGTGGCCAATGACGACTCAAGCTACCAATACCTCGCGGAGTCGATCCGCATGCATCCGGGCCAGGACGAATTGAAAGCCCTCATGCATAAAGGTGGTTTTGGCCATGTGGACTATCACAACATGACGGGCGGCGTAGTGGCATTGCATGTTGGAATCAAGTGTTGA
- the ugpB gene encoding sn-glycerol-3-phosphate ABC transporter substrate-binding protein UgpB translates to MKNRLSAFAFAALGLCAPLASQAQTEIQWWHSMTAVNGEWVNDLAKQFNESQKEYKVVPTFKGTYDESMTASIAAFRAGNAPHILQVFEVGTATMQASKGAIVPVGKIMQDAGEKFDPKAYIPAVAGYYTAPNGQMLSFPFNSSTTIFYFNKDAFKAAGLPTDKAPVTWPEVVNAAAKLKASGHKCPFTTAWQNWTQVESFSAWHNVEFATKANGLQGMDARLKVDSPLHVRHIENLANMAKQGLFVYKGRGNVPEASFVSGECAMINTSSGFYGNVAKNAKFAYGLAPLPYYQDVPGAPQNTVIGGASLWVMSGKKPAEYKGVAKFFSFISTPEVQSASHKRTGYLPVTMASYDLTEKSGFYKQNPGTDVAVTQMIRKVTDKSRGIRLGNYVQIRAIEDEELEQVWNGKKTAKEALESIVKRGNEQLERFQKANKG, encoded by the coding sequence ATGAAAAACCGTCTTTCCGCGTTCGCTTTTGCGGCCCTTGGCCTGTGCGCGCCATTGGCCAGCCAGGCCCAGACCGAGATCCAGTGGTGGCATTCCATGACGGCCGTCAACGGCGAATGGGTCAACGACCTGGCCAAGCAGTTCAACGAAAGCCAGAAGGAATACAAGGTCGTCCCCACTTTCAAGGGCACCTACGACGAGTCCATGACCGCCTCCATCGCGGCCTTCCGCGCCGGCAATGCGCCGCACATCCTGCAGGTGTTTGAAGTGGGCACCGCCACGATGCAGGCCAGCAAGGGCGCCATCGTCCCGGTCGGCAAGATCATGCAGGACGCGGGCGAAAAGTTCGACCCGAAGGCCTATATCCCCGCTGTCGCCGGCTACTACACCGCGCCGAACGGCCAGATGCTGAGCTTCCCGTTCAACAGTTCCACCACCATCTTCTATTTCAACAAGGACGCGTTCAAGGCCGCCGGCCTGCCGACCGACAAGGCCCCCGTCACCTGGCCTGAAGTCGTCAACGCCGCCGCCAAACTGAAGGCCTCCGGCCACAAGTGCCCCTTCACCACGGCCTGGCAAAACTGGACGCAGGTCGAGAGCTTCTCGGCCTGGCACAACGTCGAGTTCGCCACCAAGGCCAACGGCCTGCAGGGCATGGATGCGCGACTGAAGGTGGATTCGCCGCTGCACGTGCGCCACATCGAGAACCTGGCCAACATGGCCAAACAGGGCCTCTTTGTCTACAAGGGCCGCGGCAACGTGCCTGAAGCGAGCTTTGTGTCGGGCGAGTGCGCCATGATCAACACCTCGTCGGGCTTTTACGGCAACGTGGCCAAGAATGCCAAGTTCGCCTACGGCCTGGCCCCGCTGCCTTACTACCAGGACGTGCCCGGCGCGCCGCAAAACACCGTGATCGGCGGCGCCAGCCTCTGGGTCATGTCGGGCAAGAAGCCTGCTGAATACAAGGGCGTGGCCAAGTTCTTCAGCTTCATCTCCACCCCTGAAGTGCAGTCCGCCAGCCACAAGCGCACCGGTTACCTGCCTGTGACGATGGCTTCGTACGACCTGACCGAAAAATCCGGCTTCTACAAACAGAACCCGGGCACCGACGTCGCGGTTACGCAGATGATCCGCAAGGTGACCGACAAGAGCCGCGGCATCCGCCTGGGCAACTACGTGCAGATCCGCGCCATCGAGGACGAAGAACTCGAACAGGTCTGGAACGGCAAGAAGACCGCCAAGGAAGCGCTGGAGTCCATCGTCAAGCGCGGCAACGAGCAGCTTGAGCGCTTCCAGAAAGCCAACAAGGGCTGA
- the ugpA gene encoding sn-glycerol-3-phosphate ABC transporter permease UgpA has protein sequence MEKRVVFRSSWLPWLLLLPQMAVILVFFFWPAAQALLQSLQQQDPFGTSVEFVGLANFRQLLDDPSYVESFKTTAFFSVMVAGIGISLSLVLAVFADRIVRGGMFYKTMLVLPYAVAPAVAAVLWVFMFSPSLGVVAYALGKIGINWNHLLDSGHAMTLIVMASVWKQISYNFLFFLAGLQSIPKSLIEAAAIDGAKPWRRFWSIQFPLLSPTTFFLLVINVVYAFFDTFAIVDAATQGGPGKDTAILVYKVYYDGFKAMDLGGSAAQSVVLMVIVVALTVIQFRYVEKKVQY, from the coding sequence ATGGAAAAACGCGTTGTCTTTCGATCCAGCTGGCTGCCCTGGCTGCTGCTGCTGCCGCAAATGGCGGTCATTCTGGTGTTCTTCTTCTGGCCGGCGGCGCAGGCCCTGCTGCAGTCGCTGCAGCAGCAAGACCCTTTCGGCACCTCCGTCGAATTTGTCGGGCTGGCCAACTTCAGGCAATTGCTGGACGACCCGAGCTATGTGGAGTCTTTCAAGACCACCGCGTTTTTCTCGGTGATGGTCGCCGGCATTGGCATCAGCCTGTCGCTGGTGCTGGCCGTTTTTGCCGACCGCATCGTGCGCGGCGGCATGTTCTACAAGACCATGCTGGTGCTGCCCTACGCCGTGGCCCCCGCCGTGGCGGCCGTGTTGTGGGTGTTCATGTTCTCGCCTTCACTGGGCGTGGTCGCCTATGCGCTGGGCAAGATAGGCATCAACTGGAACCATTTGCTCGATTCGGGCCACGCCATGACGCTGATCGTGATGGCTTCGGTGTGGAAGCAGATCTCGTACAACTTCCTGTTCTTCCTGGCAGGGCTGCAGTCAATTCCCAAGTCGCTGATTGAAGCCGCCGCGATTGACGGTGCCAAACCCTGGCGCCGCTTCTGGAGCATCCAGTTCCCGCTGCTCTCGCCCACGACCTTCTTCCTGCTGGTCATCAACGTGGTTTATGCCTTCTTCGACACCTTTGCCATCGTCGACGCCGCCACGCAGGGCGGGCCGGGCAAGGACACGGCCATCCTGGTCTACAAGGTGTATTACGACGGCTTCAAGGCCATGGACCTGGGCGGCTCGGCCGCGCAGTCGGTGGTGCTGATGGTGATCGTGGTGGCGCTCACGGTCATCCAGTTCCGCTACGTCGAGAAGAAAGTCCAATACTGA
- a CDS encoding gamma-butyrobetaine hydroxylase-like domain-containing protein: protein MAGLQPGSPTPTALTVHSQSRVLEIAFSDGAGFRIPFELMRVYSPSAEVQGHGPGQEILQTGKREVTVVELEPIGNYAVKPVFSDGHDTGIFSWDYLYKLGADQAQLWDEYQRRLQAAGVDRDAAMPVAGGHGCSSH, encoded by the coding sequence ATGGCAGGCCTTCAACCCGGATCACCCACCCCCACTGCGCTGACGGTTCACAGCCAGTCGCGCGTTCTTGAAATCGCGTTTTCCGACGGCGCCGGGTTCCGGATTCCGTTTGAGCTGATGCGTGTCTATTCGCCCTCGGCAGAAGTGCAGGGCCACGGCCCGGGCCAGGAAATCCTGCAAACCGGCAAGCGCGAAGTGACCGTGGTCGAGCTGGAGCCCATTGGCAATTACGCAGTCAAGCCGGTGTTTTCCGACGGCCATGACACCGGGATCTTCTCGTGGGACTACCTCTACAAGCTGGGCGCCGACCAGGCCCAGCTCTGGGACGAGTACCAGCGGCGCCTGCAGGCGGCCGGTGTGGATCGCGATGCGGCGATGCCGGTAGCCGGCGGTCACGGCTGCTCAAGCCACTGA
- a CDS encoding Tim44 domain-containing protein, whose protein sequence is MKIWSAIFSATLAITLAMAGTAADAKRLGGGSSFGKQSSNVTKREAAPGGTNSAAKPAAPAATPAAAAPKRPWGAMLGGLAAGLGLAWLASSLGLGEAFGQIIMFALLALVVMVVIGFIMRKLKGGAANAQGSAPGQTPFAFQGAGNATTPKNYSPENVGNDASARPWERSSMAFDSNKYDAAAPAAGGSMIGSALLGAQSWGVPAGFDAEGFLKASKTNFVTLQDAWDRSDIQSLRAMMTDDMLEQIKTQLADRESHTGGVVNKTEVVMLNAQLLGIEELSDVYMASVEFSGMIREDASAGASPFREVWNMTKPRSGGSGWLVAGVQALQ, encoded by the coding sequence ATGAAAATCTGGTCGGCAATTTTTTCCGCGACGCTCGCAATTACCCTGGCCATGGCGGGCACGGCGGCGGATGCCAAGCGCCTGGGCGGTGGTTCTTCATTCGGCAAGCAGTCGTCCAACGTGACCAAGCGCGAAGCAGCGCCTGGCGGCACCAACTCGGCCGCCAAGCCGGCGGCGCCTGCGGCAACGCCGGCGGCTGCTGCGCCCAAGAGGCCTTGGGGCGCCATGCTGGGCGGCCTGGCGGCGGGCCTGGGCCTGGCCTGGCTGGCTTCTTCGCTGGGTTTGGGTGAGGCTTTCGGCCAGATCATCATGTTTGCCCTGCTGGCACTGGTGGTCATGGTGGTGATCGGCTTCATCATGCGCAAGCTCAAGGGCGGTGCGGCGAACGCGCAAGGTTCCGCGCCGGGGCAAACGCCGTTTGCCTTCCAGGGAGCCGGCAACGCCACCACCCCCAAGAACTACAGCCCTGAAAACGTCGGCAACGACGCATCTGCGCGCCCGTGGGAGCGCAGCAGCATGGCTTTTGATTCCAACAAATACGATGCAGCCGCACCTGCCGCGGGTGGCTCCATGATCGGCTCAGCCCTGCTGGGCGCGCAGTCCTGGGGTGTCCCCGCCGGCTTTGACGCGGAAGGCTTCCTCAAGGCCAGCAAAACCAACTTCGTGACTTTGCAGGATGCCTGGGACCGCTCCGACATCCAGAGCCTGCGCGCCATGATGACGGACGACATGCTCGAGCAGATCAAGACCCAGCTGGCCGACCGCGAGTCGCATACCGGCGGTGTGGTCAACAAGACCGAAGTCGTCATGCTGAACGCCCAGTTGCTCGGCATTGAAGAGCTGAGCGACGTCTACATGGCCAGCGTCGAGTTCTCCGGCATGATCCGCGAAGACGCCTCCGCAGGCGCCAGCCCCTTCCGCGAAGTCTGGAACATGACCAAGCCCCGCAGTGGTGGCAGCGGCTGGCTGGTGGCCGGCGTACAGGCTCTCCAATAA